The Peribacillus simplex genome contains a region encoding:
- a CDS encoding DUF4179 domain-containing protein: MKDIYELLNDIDLDETEFKEMDVTELEKAKVKRTLKKSIRKKKKMKRWQKNVLAASIIFGLSTATIGFSFTASAKSIPLIGDIFSYFSNENLGLPDDIKNNGLYSDYKAYSNKIGFTEESNGLTFTINDAIYDGKTVTITYTIESEEDLGDGSFLIPSPNIKEMKAQGGSDEISKVADKKYVGLLTISDLEDLKEDKVNIDWDINSISINDMDKEIKGNWNFAFSLKATESNEKVINKSVNQHGVKVSVEKLSISPMSFVVDYHQEVSDSVKSKWDEAYVELTIKDDLGNVYDGQENGGSGIDSYNLNFSKTFQKIDPDATQLIATPHVTLRNFTSENHGEVTITEDGEEKVSSFPTKPGIAPKELVLDDIVIDLRK, from the coding sequence ATGAAGGATATTTATGAATTATTAAATGATATAGATTTAGACGAAACTGAATTTAAGGAAATGGATGTCACCGAACTAGAAAAAGCTAAAGTCAAAAGAACCCTAAAAAAATCAATAAGAAAGAAGAAAAAAATGAAACGTTGGCAAAAGAATGTTCTGGCTGCTTCCATTATATTCGGGTTATCCACCGCAACGATTGGATTCTCGTTTACCGCTTCTGCTAAAAGCATTCCTTTGATAGGAGATATTTTCAGCTATTTTAGTAATGAAAACTTAGGTCTCCCCGATGATATCAAGAATAATGGACTTTATAGTGATTATAAGGCCTACTCTAACAAAATTGGCTTTACCGAAGAAAGCAATGGCCTCACTTTCACGATAAATGACGCCATTTATGACGGAAAAACAGTAACCATCACTTATACTATTGAAAGCGAAGAAGATTTGGGTGACGGATCATTTCTCATTCCCAGCCCGAATATAAAAGAAATGAAAGCCCAAGGAGGATCGGATGAAATTTCAAAAGTAGCTGATAAAAAATATGTAGGCTTATTGACGATTAGTGACTTAGAAGATCTAAAAGAAGATAAAGTAAATATAGACTGGGATATAAACAGCATCAGTATTAACGACATGGATAAAGAGATAAAAGGAAATTGGAACTTTGCTTTCTCACTAAAGGCAACTGAAAGCAACGAGAAGGTCATCAATAAAAGTGTGAATCAACATGGAGTAAAAGTATCCGTCGAAAAACTATCAATCTCGCCAATGTCCTTTGTGGTTGATTATCATCAAGAAGTGTCCGACTCAGTCAAAAGCAAGTGGGATGAAGCCTATGTGGAGTTGACCATTAAAGATGACTTAGGGAATGTATACGATGGTCAAGAAAACGGAGGAAGCGGTATCGATTCTTATAATTTGAACTTCAGCAAAACATTCCAAAAAATCGATCCGGATGCTACGCAACTGATTGCGACACCACATGTAACATTACGCAATTTCACTTCAGAGAACCACGGAGAGGTAACCATAACGGAGGATGGTGAAGAAAAGGTGTCATCCTTCCCAACAAAACCAGGAATTGCTCCCAAAGAGTTGGTATTGGATGATATCGTGATTGATTTGAGGAAATAA
- a CDS encoding L-cystine transporter codes for MIGYVFLNLAIMLVLLGVLFYMSKKHVSFTKRVFTGLGLGIVFGLLLQYFFEPQSEAIIKSVDWFNIVGSGYVKFLQMIVMPLVFISILSAFTRLKLTSNIGKISVLIIGILLGTTAIAAAVGITSATVFNLEAVQIEQGEAELSRGDQISETYGTIQDKTMPQQILELIPSNPFLDLTGARPTSTISVVIFAAFLGIAYLGVKRKQPEHAEFFAKIVDTLHSIIMRVVTLILRLTPYGILAIMTKTVATSDLDAILKLGKFVGASYVALIVMFLIHLLLLMLAGLNPIVYLRKAFPVLSFAFTSRTSAGALPLNIQTQKQLGVSEGIANFAGSFGLSIGQNGCAGIYPAMLAVMIAPTVGINPLDPSFIAMLIAIVAISSFGVAGVGGGATFAAILVLSAMNLPIALAGLLISVEPLIDMGRTAVNVSGSMTSGILTSKVTGDLDKGQFSEESSLKIEAEM; via the coding sequence ATGATTGGTTATGTGTTTTTAAATCTTGCCATAATGCTCGTTCTTTTAGGCGTTTTATTTTACATGAGTAAGAAGCATGTTTCCTTTACAAAAAGGGTCTTTACTGGACTTGGTTTAGGGATTGTATTCGGGCTTCTATTGCAGTATTTCTTTGAACCCCAGTCTGAAGCGATCATTAAATCTGTCGATTGGTTTAACATTGTAGGTTCCGGCTATGTCAAGTTCCTGCAAATGATCGTCATGCCGCTTGTCTTCATTTCGATCTTATCCGCATTCACAAGATTGAAGCTGACTAGCAATATTGGAAAGATCAGTGTCCTGATCATCGGAATCCTGCTTGGAACGACTGCGATTGCAGCAGCTGTTGGGATCACCTCGGCAACTGTATTCAATTTGGAAGCCGTTCAAATTGAGCAAGGGGAAGCGGAGTTAAGCCGCGGGGATCAAATATCGGAGACATACGGTACGATTCAGGATAAAACGATGCCGCAGCAAATCCTTGAATTGATTCCGTCCAATCCGTTCCTTGATTTAACGGGAGCACGTCCGACATCAACCATTTCCGTTGTAATTTTTGCTGCATTCCTTGGGATTGCCTATTTAGGAGTCAAGCGCAAGCAGCCTGAACATGCTGAATTTTTTGCTAAAATAGTAGATACATTGCACAGCATCATCATGCGTGTCGTAACATTGATCCTGCGTTTAACGCCATACGGGATCTTGGCGATCATGACGAAGACGGTAGCTACGAGTGATTTGGATGCCATCCTGAAATTGGGGAAATTCGTGGGAGCCTCTTATGTCGCACTGATCGTCATGTTCCTCATCCATTTGCTATTGCTGATGCTTGCAGGATTGAACCCAATCGTATATTTAAGAAAAGCTTTCCCGGTATTATCGTTTGCCTTCACCTCAAGAACAAGTGCAGGAGCTCTTCCATTGAACATCCAAACACAGAAACAACTAGGGGTGTCGGAAGGTATTGCCAACTTTGCCGGATCCTTCGGCTTGTCGATCGGTCAAAACGGCTGTGCCGGAATCTATCCGGCCATGTTAGCGGTCATGATCGCTCCAACGGTTGGAATCAACCCACTGGACCCTTCATTCATCGCCATGTTGATTGCCATCGTGGCCATTAGCTCTTTCGGGGTTGCAGGTGTAGGCGGAGGAGCAACATTCGCTGCCATCCTGGTATTATCTGCAATGAACTTGCCAATCGCCTTGGCCGGACTGTTGATTTCCGTCGAGCCATTGATCGATATGGGAAGAACGGCTGTGAATGTCAGCGGAAGCATGACTTCCGGCATCCTGACCAGTAAAGTGACGGGTGACCTGGATAAGGGACAGTTCAGCGAAGAATCATCTTTGAAAATTGAAGCTGAAATGTAA
- a CDS encoding sigma-70 family RNA polymerase sigma factor has translation MKSTDINFIERLQRQEEDALEFIVNTYLPLIKGVTYKVLSPLRNDGVMEECINDIFLSIWNNSKKFHGDTTDFRKWICAIAKFKAIDYYRKAMKKMELTSGYTEVDPEKSAEDELIILEDRKELLQLIDLLEPVDRDIFIMKYFLGLKNEDISIKLGLTKASIDNRIYRGKKKLNQKATNLKLGGSVV, from the coding sequence ATGAAGTCTACTGATATAAATTTTATCGAGCGGTTGCAACGCCAAGAAGAAGACGCATTGGAATTTATAGTGAATACCTATTTGCCACTAATCAAGGGGGTCACATATAAGGTTCTCTCCCCTCTTAGGAACGACGGTGTCATGGAAGAATGCATCAATGATATTTTTCTTTCAATCTGGAACAATTCAAAAAAGTTCCATGGGGATACAACAGATTTCAGAAAATGGATCTGTGCTATCGCTAAGTTTAAAGCGATTGATTATTACCGAAAAGCCATGAAGAAAATGGAGCTTACATCAGGTTACACAGAAGTAGATCCAGAAAAATCTGCAGAAGACGAACTAATTATACTGGAAGACAGAAAAGAATTACTTCAGTTAATTGACCTTTTAGAACCTGTGGACCGGGATATTTTTATCATGAAGTACTTTCTTGGTTTAAAAAATGAGGATATATCGATAAAACTCGGGTTGACCAAAGCATCAATAGACAATCGAATTTATAGGGGAAAAAAGAAGCTAAATCAAAAAGCTACGAATCTTAAATTAGGAGGCAGTGTCGTATGA
- a CDS encoding phosphatase PAP2 family protein, producing the protein MKNNSILSFHPLYYLLLLVITSSIYSIINQSSGHAVDVTTIIDGEIPFIKEFVVPYLLWYPYIYGLLIYYCFVDRKHYFVGLGSLISGKLLCFLVYCLWQTTVPRPEVVGNDIFAHLMRIVYSHDQPVNCLPSIHVLTTFIMMIVAHKRKEKHKWEYASVTAFGTLIILSTLFTKQHAVLDVLAGILLACGVYAAVQYMFQALSAYQANHYTARQIKK; encoded by the coding sequence ATGAAAAACAATTCCATCTTATCCTTTCACCCGTTATATTATTTATTACTTTTGGTGATTACTAGTTCCATCTATTCAATCATCAACCAATCTTCAGGTCATGCTGTCGATGTTACGACTATAATAGATGGGGAGATTCCCTTTATTAAAGAATTTGTCGTGCCTTATTTACTTTGGTATCCGTATATTTATGGATTGCTGATTTACTACTGTTTTGTTGACCGAAAGCACTATTTCGTAGGATTAGGCAGTTTGATATCGGGGAAACTTCTCTGTTTTCTTGTATATTGCCTTTGGCAAACGACAGTCCCCCGTCCAGAAGTGGTGGGGAACGATATCTTTGCCCATTTAATGAGAATCGTTTATAGTCATGATCAACCTGTCAACTGTCTTCCCAGCATTCATGTACTGACTACATTCATCATGATGATCGTCGCCCATAAGCGGAAAGAAAAGCATAAATGGGAGTATGCCAGTGTCACTGCATTCGGAACACTGATTATCCTCTCCACGCTATTTACGAAACAGCATGCTGTATTGGATGTACTCGCAGGGATTCTTCTTGCATGCGGGGTATATGCAGCTGTCCAGTATATGTTCCAAGCCCTATCGGCTTATCAGGCCAATCATTACACAGCAAGGCAAATTAAAAAGTGA
- a CDS encoding GNAT family N-acetyltransferase, translating to MDIYIHRLNEQDAHALFAFECNNRSFFEQTVPGRGDDYYSFGTFEIRHKELLKEQEDAISSFYLIKDRSGKIVGRINLVDIDPNNGTAHVGYRIGEAFTQKGIANEALKLLVNLAPGLNVTQIQAKTTSDNIASQKVLVKNGFERISINEEISADTGQKLIFYHYIRNL from the coding sequence ATGGATATATACATTCACAGGCTAAATGAACAGGATGCACACGCGTTATTTGCATTTGAATGCAATAATAGAAGTTTTTTCGAGCAAACGGTGCCAGGCCGGGGAGATGATTATTATAGCTTTGGAACGTTTGAGATCAGGCATAAGGAATTATTAAAAGAACAAGAAGATGCCATCTCCTCTTTTTATTTAATTAAGGATCGTTCAGGCAAAATCGTCGGCAGGATTAACCTTGTGGATATCGATCCTAATAATGGTACGGCTCATGTCGGTTACAGAATCGGTGAAGCATTTACGCAAAAGGGGATAGCGAACGAAGCTTTAAAGCTTTTGGTTAATCTGGCGCCGGGATTGAATGTGACTCAAATACAAGCCAAAACGACAAGCGACAATATTGCCTCCCAAAAGGTTTTAGTGAAAAACGGTTTTGAACGGATTTCGATTAATGAGGAAATTAGTGCGGATACGGGTCAAAAGCTAATATTCTAC